From the genome of Persephonella atlantica:
CACATCCATTCTGGAGGGCAACCTTCTTACCCCTTTCAGGATTTCCAAGTTTTGATGCTGGATATCCCCATGAAACATATTCAAGGTATTCTTTGTCTAATGGGAATTTTTTAAGCTTTATAAATTTCCATCTGGAGAGGGATTTGTTACCGTCTCTTTCATACTTACTGCCGTCCCAGATGGCAAATGCTACAGGAACAAGACCAGCTTTTAGATTCGAGTTTTCTGTTTTCAATGGTCTTTTAAATACAGCTGTCCATTCCTTTGTTTTTTCATTATACTTCATCTGTATGTCAGCAGGTTCCTTAATCTCTGTAAGAGAGCCAAATCCTTCTGAGATAAATACTTTCTGATAATCTCTTCCTTCTACTGTTTTTTGAAGATACACAGTTACAGGATGGTTCTCATCTCCCATTCCCACGTAAGGCAGTGTTATTCCCTTACCAAATCTGTTTGGGAACTCAATGCTCACCCCGTCAGCAAATCTGTTTGTGTCATACACTGTCTGTATAGAAGGTGTTTCATCTTTCCATCTGATATAAACAGCTATGTCCCTGTCGTTGTATGCTACTTTAACAAGGGCAGAGACGAGCTTTTTCTTTGGAATGAGGCTGTTAGCTTTTTTGTCATTCAGTCTTACTGAAATCTGAGGGTATAGGAATACCTTCTTCCCCCTTACTGTTTTCCACAGGTAAGCATCCGGGTCTGCTGAAATTTCTTCTTTTACATACTGACCGTTTATCACTTCATACTTCATAAACTCTTTAAGATTTTTATCTTCAGCTTTTGAGATTCCTGCAATCAAAATTGAGCTCAGCCCTATGGCAATCAGCTTCATTCTTCTTTTCATTACTTTCCTCCTTAACTCCATTTTTCAAAGGTCTTAATGACCTTCTTCATGACCTTTTTCTGCTGCAGGCTGTGTTTCAAAGTATTTAACGCCGTAAACACCCTCAACTTTTGGAGTGTTTTTACCCTGAACGTATCTCTCATCTATCAGTTTGAAGAACTCTGTTCCCTTCAGTCCCTGTTTTGCAGCAACTTCCTGATAGTAATTTTCGTCAAGTCTGAACATATCTGCATGGCTGTATGCAATCAGTATGTCCATCAGCTCAGATTCTTCTCCTCTCTTTCTCTTTTCCATCTCTGCA
Proteins encoded in this window:
- a CDS encoding ethylbenzene dehydrogenase-related protein, producing MKRRMKLIAIGLSSILIAGISKAEDKNLKEFMKYEVINGQYVKEEISADPDAYLWKTVRGKKVFLYPQISVRLNDKKANSLIPKKKLVSALVKVAYNDRDIAVYIRWKDETPSIQTVYDTNRFADGVSIEFPNRFGKGITLPYVGMGDENHPVTVYLQKTVEGRDYQKVFISEGFGSLTEIKEPADIQMKYNEKTKEWTAVFKRPLKTENSNLKAGLVPVAFAIWDGSKYERDGNKSLSRWKFIKLKKFPLDKEYLEYVSWGYPASKLGNPERGKKVALQNGCAACHRFDDQNTAPVGMAPNLSDIGGIAVPVYLKESILHPSDVVIRNLNLNRHYNKYAKPDKFKAYPNNDMYQWYMVVNGKKQSKMPPFSHLSEQDLKDLIAYLSTLKSWKNFK